The Amycolatopsis sp. QT-25 genomic sequence GTGTCGATCAGCCGACGTTCACGCCGCGGGCGGCGAGCCACGGGCGCGGGTCGATCTTCTTCGTGCCGTTCTGCCACACCTCGAAGTGCAGGTGCGGGCCGGTGCTCTGGCCACGGTTGCCGACCTCGGCGATCTCCTCGCCGCACTTGACCTTCTGGCCTTCGCGGACGGAGAACGAGTTCATGTGGCCGTAGACGTGGACGGTGCCGTCGGGGAGCTGGACCTTGACCCAGAGGCCGAAACCGCTGGCGGGGCCCGCTTCGATGACCGTGCCGTCGGAGGCCGCGACGATCGGCGTGCCGATCGGGGCCGCGACGTCGATGCCGAGGTGGCTCGTGCCCCACCTGGCACCGAAACCCGAGGTGAAGGTGCCCTTGGTCGGCATGCAGGTCTTGGGGCGCTTGGCCTCTTCTTCGGCCTTGCGGGCCGCTTCGGCCTCACGCTTCACGCGGGCCTGGGTGATGCTGTTGTTCTCCGAAAGCTTCTGGGCTTCGGCGGAGGCGTTCGTCGACTGGCTCGTCGGCAGCAGCTCGGGAGCGCCACCACCGGCTCCGCCGCCGAGGGCGAACGAGGCGCTCGCGTCCTGGG encodes the following:
- a CDS encoding M23 family metallopeptidase; translated protein: MVAAVAAGAFAAAAAGQTLKSVSESSDAAVTPLASTQDASASFALGGGAGGGAPELLPTSQSTNASAEAQKLSENNSITQARVKREAEAARKAEEEAKRPKTCMPTKGTFTSGFGARWGTSHLGIDVAAPIGTPIVAASDGTVIEAGPASGFGLWVKVQLPDGTVHVYGHMNSFSVREGQKVKCGEEIAEVGNRGQSTGPHLHFEVWQNGTKKIDPRPWLAARGVNVG